From the Sulfolobales archaeon genome, the window ATTCTAAAACTTCTTACAACACCGCTTGATATAAGGTCGATATCAAATCCTGGAACATCAATACTTCTCAAGATGTATTCTACAACCTTGAATATTCTATCACTCCTAATCTTATCATCATGTGTCATATTCTCTATATTGTATATATAGTTATAATCGGTAATAAAACCAAGCTTCTTAAGACTCTGAGTATAACATCTCATGTAGAGTTTCTATCGAGGGTGTCTCGCTTAAACTCGCAGTTTGTTTACCACTAGTTGGGCGAGGTTTTGTATGAGAGGTGATTATGGTGGAAGTCTTTTTGAGAAAGAATCGATCTTTCTATCCTATAAATATCTCGGAGATAAGCATTAGCATAGAATGCTATAGGGGGTGTGGAGGTGGATAGTCTCTACAGAGGCTTAGTTGATCTCTTGAGAGAGTTGAGTAATAGTGAGGTTTGTGTGGTTCAGATCGTAGGTCCTAAGGATTCTGGTAAGACTCTTGTCATATCAGAGGTTATAAGAAGGATTAGAAGTGTGAGCAGTAGTATTAGGATTGCCGTTGTAAAACATAGTCATCATAGAAGGATAGATATCGAGGGTAAGGACACCTATAGATTTCTAGATGCAGGAGCTGATATAGCTTTTATAGGTGTTCAAGATGAATATGCTTTCTTCTCGAGGAGAGAGGATCCAAGTCTTCTGATAAAGTGTATGAAACCTGATATAGTGCTTATAGAAGGTTTTAGAGATGAGATCATAGGTTTTAGAGTGGATCTAGAGAGCTTCAGTGTTGAAGAATCTATTGAGAGAGTCTACGGTTACATAGCTTCT encodes:
- the mobB gene encoding molybdopterin-guanine dinucleotide biosynthesis protein B; this encodes MDSLYRGLVDLLRELSNSEVCVVQIVGPKDSGKTLVISEVIRRIRSVSSSIRIAVVKHSHHRRIDIEGKDTYRFLDAGADIAFIGVQDEYAFFSRREDPSLLIKCMKPDIVLIEGFRDEIIGFRVDLESFSVEESIERVYGYIASKCLRKSLRI